The Rhodobacter sp. CZR27 genome includes a window with the following:
- a CDS encoding RSP_2648 family PIN domain-containing protein — MRVVLDACVLFPTVLREILLGVAARGLYTPLWSERILEEWARATRRLGPAAEVQARAEVAAVKAAFPKAMVLPQPGLESRLHLPDEADIHVLAAAIGSHADAILTFNAADFPRGVLAAEGLARRDPDGFLWELWSSHPETVATIVREVHAKAEAIAGAPLSLRALLKRARLPRLAKALQT, encoded by the coding sequence GTGAGGGTCGTCCTCGACGCCTGCGTGCTGTTTCCCACCGTCCTGCGCGAGATCCTGCTCGGCGTGGCGGCGAGGGGCCTTTACACCCCGCTCTGGTCCGAGCGCATCTTGGAGGAATGGGCGCGCGCCACCCGCCGCCTCGGCCCCGCGGCCGAGGTGCAGGCGCGGGCCGAGGTGGCGGCGGTCAAGGCAGCCTTCCCGAAGGCGATGGTCCTGCCGCAGCCGGGCCTCGAATCCCGGCTCCACCTGCCGGACGAGGCCGACATCCATGTGCTGGCGGCGGCGATCGGCAGCCATGCCGATGCGATCCTGACCTTCAACGCGGCGGACTTTCCGCGCGGAGTGCTGGCGGCCGAAGGGCTGGCGCGGCGCGACCCGGACGGGTTCCTGTGGGAACTGTGGTCCTCGCACCCCGAGACGGTGGCAACAATCGTGCGCGAGGTTCACGCCAAGGCCGAGGCGATCGCTGGCGCGCCGCTGTCGCTGCGGGCGCTGCTGAAGCGCGCAAGGCTTCCGCGGCTCGCCAAGGCGCTTCAGACCTGA
- a CDS encoding glutamine-synthetase adenylyltransferase, with protein MTAFVSRLVRSPLPIDPEPAAEIATTFRDLGPDLAGLLAATAGCSPFLRGLMQREADWLRPALSLAPETALAAVLDPLGALGVPDLADGLRVAKRRVALLTALADLGGVWSLEEVTGALTRLADHATDLAMKALVADEIRRGKLPGARPEDAETAAGMVALAMGKMGAFELNYSSDIDLICLFDETRYPGDEQEARAAFIRVTRRMTAMLSDLTAEGYVFRTDLRLRPDAAVTPVCLSMAAAESYYESVGRTWERAAYIKARPCAGDLAAGERFLKTLVPFVWRKHLDFAAIQDAHDMRLRIRDHRGLHGPVVIEGHNMKLGVGGIREIEFFTQTRQLIAGGRDPSLRDRTTVGGLRALSAAGWIPPEVTGELVEHYRAHREVEHRLQMVHDQQTQTMPTTPDGVARIAHFCGLQPDAFRQALRERLERVDRLTEGFFAPGAAEAGPELSDHARAVVDGWSSYPALRSQRAVTIFTRLRPQILKSLARAGNADEALSAFDGFLAGLPAGVQIFSLFEANPPLVDLIVDICATSPKLALYLSRNSGVLDAVIGGGFFAPWPGTAALVRELSDWLAEVADYERRLDAARRWMKEWHFRVGVHHLRGLIDAFEAAKQYADLAEAVVAALWPVVCEEFARKHGPAPGRGAVVLGMGSLGAGRLNAGSDLDLIVIHDAQGQEASEGPRPLAARPYFARLTQALVTALTAPMAEGRLYEVDMRLRPSGRQGPVATALASFASYQRDEAWTWEHLALTRARPLAGDPSLAAEIEELRREILKEKAVPARVLPDVADMRRRLAEAKPASGLWEAKNGPGRLMDMELLAQTAALLAGDPSRRVEQQLRAGVRHGVLSAADETALLKTYRLCWRLQAGSRLLSEGQVDPSRLGEGGRAFLLREVEAASAEALSARLAEAVADAEMRISARLGMIEGEEDGGSGRAAE; from the coding sequence ATGACCGCATTCGTCTCGCGCCTCGTGCGCTCGCCCCTTCCCATTGATCCCGAGCCCGCGGCCGAGATCGCCACCACCTTCCGCGACCTCGGCCCGGACCTGGCCGGCCTGCTCGCCGCCACCGCCGGCTGCAGCCCGTTCCTGCGCGGGCTGATGCAGCGCGAGGCCGACTGGCTGCGCCCGGCGCTGTCGCTCGCGCCCGAGACGGCGCTGGCAGCTGTGCTGGACCCGCTCGGCGCGCTGGGCGTGCCCGACCTTGCCGACGGGCTGCGGGTGGCCAAGCGCCGCGTGGCGCTGCTGACGGCGCTGGCCGACCTTGGCGGGGTCTGGTCGCTCGAGGAGGTGACGGGCGCACTGACCCGGCTGGCCGACCACGCCACCGATCTTGCGATGAAGGCCCTTGTCGCCGACGAGATCCGGCGCGGAAAGCTGCCGGGTGCGCGGCCCGAGGATGCCGAGACGGCGGCCGGCATGGTGGCGCTCGCCATGGGCAAGATGGGCGCGTTCGAGCTGAACTATTCCTCGGACATCGACCTGATCTGCCTGTTCGACGAAACCCGCTACCCGGGCGACGAGCAGGAAGCCCGCGCCGCCTTCATCCGCGTCACGCGCAGGATGACGGCGATGCTCTCGGACCTGACGGCCGAGGGCTATGTCTTCCGCACCGACCTGCGCCTGCGCCCCGATGCGGCGGTGACGCCGGTCTGCCTGTCGATGGCGGCCGCCGAAAGCTACTATGAAAGCGTCGGCCGGACGTGGGAGCGCGCGGCCTACATCAAGGCGCGCCCCTGCGCGGGCGACCTTGCGGCGGGCGAGCGGTTCCTGAAGACCCTCGTGCCCTTCGTCTGGCGCAAGCACCTCGATTTCGCGGCAATTCAGGACGCGCATGACATGCGCCTTCGCATCCGCGACCACCGGGGCCTGCACGGGCCGGTGGTGATCGAGGGCCACAACATGAAGCTCGGCGTCGGCGGCATCCGCGAGATCGAGTTCTTCACCCAGACCCGCCAGCTGATCGCGGGCGGAAGAGACCCCTCCTTGCGCGACCGCACCACCGTCGGCGGGCTGCGGGCGCTGTCCGCCGCGGGCTGGATCCCGCCCGAGGTCACCGGCGAACTGGTCGAGCACTACCGCGCCCACCGCGAGGTCGAGCACCGGCTGCAGATGGTCCACGACCAGCAGACCCAGACCATGCCCACGACGCCCGACGGTGTGGCCCGGATCGCGCATTTCTGCGGCCTTCAGCCGGACGCCTTCCGGCAGGCCCTGCGCGAGCGGCTCGAGCGGGTGGATCGGTTGACCGAGGGCTTCTTCGCCCCCGGCGCGGCCGAGGCGGGGCCAGAGCTGTCCGACCACGCCCGCGCCGTCGTCGACGGCTGGTCGAGCTATCCGGCCCTGCGCTCGCAGCGGGCGGTGACGATCTTCACCCGCCTGCGTCCGCAGATCCTGAAAAGCCTTGCGCGCGCGGGGAACGCCGACGAGGCGCTGTCGGCCTTCGACGGCTTCCTGGCCGGCCTTCCGGCGGGGGTCCAGATCTTCTCGCTGTTCGAGGCCAACCCGCCGCTGGTGGACCTGATCGTCGACATCTGCGCCACCTCGCCCAAGCTTGCACTTTATCTCTCGCGCAACTCCGGCGTGCTCGATGCGGTGATCGGCGGCGGCTTCTTCGCGCCCTGGCCGGGGACGGCGGCCCTGGTGCGGGAACTCTCGGACTGGCTGGCCGAGGTGGCGGATTACGAGCGGCGGCTGGATGCCGCCCGGCGCTGGATGAAGGAATGGCACTTCCGCGTCGGCGTCCATCACCTGCGCGGCCTGATCGACGCCTTCGAGGCGGCCAAGCAATATGCCGATCTGGCCGAGGCCGTTGTGGCCGCGCTTTGGCCGGTTGTCTGCGAGGAATTCGCCCGCAAGCACGGGCCGGCGCCGGGCCGCGGGGCGGTGGTGCTGGGGATGGGCAGCCTCGGCGCGGGGCGGCTGAACGCGGGGTCCGACCTCGACCTGATCGTGATCCACGACGCGCAGGGGCAGGAGGCGAGCGAGGGGCCGCGGCCGCTCGCTGCCCGGCCCTACTTCGCGCGCCTCACGCAGGCGCTGGTGACGGCGCTGACGGCGCCGATGGCCGAGGGCCGGCTCTACGAGGTCGACATGCGCCTGCGTCCCTCGGGCCGTCAGGGGCCTGTGGCGACGGCGCTTGCCTCCTTCGCCAGCTACCAGCGCGACGAGGCCTGGACATGGGAGCATCTGGCGCTCACCCGCGCGCGCCCGCTGGCGGGCGATCCAAGCCTTGCGGCCGAGATCGAGGAACTGCGTCGCGAGATCCTGAAGGAGAAGGCCGTCCCCGCGCGCGTGCTGCCCGACGTCGCCGACATGCGTCGCAGGCTGGCCGAGGCGAAGCCCGCGAGCGGCCTGTGGGAGGCCAAGAACGGCCCCGGCCGACTGATGGACATGGAACTGCTCGCCCAGACGGCGGCGCTTCTGGCGGGCGATCCGTCGCGCCGGGTCGAGCAGCAGCTGCGTGCCGGGGTAAGGCATGGTGTCCTGTCGGCGGCGGACGAGACGGCGCTTCTGAAGACCTACCGGCTTTGCTGGCGGCTTCAGGCGGGCTCGCGGCTGCTGTCGGAGGGGCAGGTCGATCCGAGCAGGCTGGGCGAGGGCGGCCGTGCCTTCCTGCTGCGCGAGGTCGAGGCCGCTTCGGCCGAGGCGCTCTCGGCCCGGCTGGCCGAAGCGGTTGCCGATGCCGAGATGCGGATCTCGGCGCGGCTGGGCATGATCGAAGGGGAAGAAGATGGGGGGAGCGGCCGTGCGGCTGAATGA
- a CDS encoding RSP_7527 family protein, which translates to MTRMNGMNSDGYVIDHVAVEAEARRMRNDAIRAGLVALGGGIRRRLTGLGHRAV; encoded by the coding sequence ATGACCCGGATGAACGGAATGAACAGCGACGGCTACGTGATCGACCATGTCGCGGTCGAAGCCGAGGCACGCAGGATGCGCAACGACGCGATCCGCGCGGGACTTGTCGCTCTGGGCGGCGGCATTCGGCGGCGCCTGACGGGCCTCGGCCACCGCGCGGTCTGA
- a CDS encoding YbaK/EbsC family protein, with product MSKSLARVKAALEAAGIEAEVREMGAETRTAEQAAAAAGCALDQIVKSILFQGQQSGRLHLFLTAGGNQVCAEKASALAGEPLGRADAATVRAQSGFAIGGVAPVGHLTPLPVCLDPRLMEFDEVWAAGGTPRHIFAVPPTVLHRLTGARIEDFIL from the coding sequence ATGAGCAAGAGCCTGGCGCGGGTGAAGGCGGCCCTGGAGGCCGCGGGGATCGAGGCCGAGGTGCGCGAGATGGGGGCCGAGACCCGCACCGCCGAGCAGGCGGCCGCGGCAGCGGGCTGCGCGCTTGACCAGATCGTGAAGTCGATCCTGTTCCAGGGCCAGCAGAGCGGACGGCTGCACCTGTTCCTGACCGCCGGCGGCAACCAGGTCTGCGCCGAAAAGGCGAGCGCGCTGGCGGGCGAACCCCTGGGCCGCGCCGATGCCGCGACGGTGCGGGCACAGTCCGGCTTTGCGATCGGCGGCGTGGCACCGGTCGGGCATCTGACGCCGCTGCCGGTCTGTCTTGACCCGCGCCTGATGGAGTTCGACGAGGTCTGGGCCGCGGGCGGCACGCCGCGCCACATCTTCGCCGTTCCGCCGACGGTGCTGCACCGGCTGACCGGCGCACGGATCGAGGATTTCATCCTCTGA
- the edd gene encoding phosphogluconate dehydratase, which yields MTLNDTIARVTDRIRARSAASRGSYLDRMARAAEEGPVRAHLSCGNQAHAYAAMAEDKAALAEGRSPNLGIVTAYNDMLSAHQPYEDYPKLIRAAARRVGATAQVAGGVPAMCDGVTQGQPGMELSLFSRDVIALAAGVSLSHNCYDAALFLGICDKIVPGLVMAAATFGHIPAVFVPGGPMTTGLPNDEKSRVRNLFATGEVGREALMAAEMASYHGPGTCTFYGTANTNQMLMEFMGLHLPGASFVNPNTPLREALTVAAVERAAAITALGNEYVPVAQILDERAFVNGLVGLMATGGSTNLVLHLPAMARAAGVLLDLQDFADVSEVVPLMAKVYPNGMADVNHFHAAGGLPYMIGELLDAGLLHPDVKTVAGDGLSHYRQEPVLVEGRLEWRDGAGVSQNDRILRPAADPFQPSGGLRQLNGNLGRGVMKVSAVSPDRHVVEAPVRIFHDQESVKRAFKAGEFTSDTVVVLRFQGPRANGMPELHSLTPVLSVLQDRGLRVALVTDGRMSGASGKVPSAIHVAPEAAMGGPLARLRDGDVVRVDAKAGRLDVLAEDFDAREPMVADLSSSAHGIGRELFEAFRRSVGPSTEGAAVVV from the coding sequence ATGACCCTGAACGACACCATCGCCCGCGTCACCGACCGCATCCGCGCCCGTTCTGCCGCCAGCCGCGGCAGCTATCTGGACCGGATGGCCCGGGCGGCAGAGGAAGGCCCGGTCAGGGCGCATCTCTCCTGCGGGAACCAGGCCCATGCCTATGCCGCCATGGCCGAGGACAAGGCGGCACTGGCCGAGGGGCGCAGCCCGAACCTCGGGATCGTCACGGCCTACAACGACATGCTCTCGGCGCATCAGCCCTATGAGGACTATCCGAAGCTGATCCGCGCCGCCGCCCGCCGGGTGGGTGCCACCGCGCAGGTCGCGGGCGGTGTGCCCGCGATGTGCGACGGCGTTACCCAGGGCCAGCCGGGCATGGAACTCTCGCTCTTTTCACGCGACGTGATCGCGCTGGCGGCGGGAGTGTCGCTCAGCCACAATTGCTATGACGCCGCGCTCTTCCTCGGGATCTGCGACAAGATCGTGCCGGGCCTCGTGATGGCGGCGGCCACCTTCGGACATATCCCGGCGGTCTTCGTGCCGGGCGGACCGATGACCACCGGCCTGCCCAACGACGAGAAATCGCGGGTGAGAAACCTTTTCGCCACCGGCGAGGTCGGGCGCGAGGCGCTGATGGCGGCCGAGATGGCCTCGTATCACGGGCCGGGCACCTGCACCTTCTACGGCACCGCGAACACCAACCAGATGCTGATGGAGTTCATGGGCCTGCACTTGCCGGGTGCGAGCTTCGTCAACCCGAACACGCCGCTGCGCGAGGCGCTGACCGTGGCCGCGGTGGAACGGGCGGCGGCGATCACCGCGCTCGGCAATGAATACGTGCCGGTGGCGCAGATCCTCGACGAGCGCGCCTTCGTGAACGGCCTCGTCGGGCTGATGGCGACGGGCGGCTCGACCAACCTCGTGCTGCACCTGCCGGCGATGGCACGAGCGGCGGGTGTTCTGCTCGACCTGCAGGATTTCGCGGACGTGTCCGAGGTGGTGCCGCTGATGGCCAAGGTCTATCCGAACGGCATGGCGGACGTGAACCATTTCCATGCCGCGGGCGGCCTGCCCTACATGATCGGCGAGCTGCTCGATGCGGGCCTGCTGCACCCGGACGTCAAGACCGTGGCGGGCGACGGTCTCTCGCACTACCGGCAGGAGCCGGTTCTGGTCGAGGGGCGGCTCGAATGGCGCGACGGCGCGGGCGTTTCGCAGAACGACCGCATCCTGCGCCCGGCCGCGGACCCGTTCCAGCCCTCGGGGGGCTTGCGCCAGTTGAACGGCAACCTCGGGCGCGGCGTGATGAAGGTGTCGGCGGTATCGCCCGACCGACATGTGGTCGAGGCGCCGGTGCGGATCTTCCACGACCAGGAGTCGGTGAAACGCGCCTTCAAGGCGGGCGAGTTCACCTCGGACACCGTTGTGGTGCTGCGCTTCCAGGGCCCGCGCGCCAACGGCATGCCCGAGTTGCACTCGCTGACCCCGGTGCTGTCGGTGTTGCAGGACCGCGGCTTGCGCGTGGCGCTGGTGACCGACGGGCGGATGTCGGGGGCCTCGGGCAAGGTGCCTTCGGCGATCCATGTCGCGCCCGAGGCCGCGATGGGCGGCCCGCTTGCGCGCCTGCGCGACGGCGACGTGGTGCGGGTGGATGCGAAGGCCGGACGGCTCGACGTGCTGGCCGAGGATTTCGACGCGCGCGAGCCGATGGTGGCCGATCTCTCCTCCTCGGCCCACGGCATCGGGCGCGAACTGTTCGAGGCGTTCCGCCGCAGCGTCGGCCCCTCCACCGAAGGGGCGGCGGTGGTCGTCTGA
- a CDS encoding RDD family protein, translated as MSQAWIDPLPDPDSHAEFYADVPLKRGLAWIVDMVLIALITLLIVPFTAFTALFYLPVLFLCVDFAYRTVTLARSSATPGMRLMAIRIRNGRGEPLDLAGAFLHTLGYTVSIGMVLPQILSVVLMLTGARAQGLTDHILGTVALNRAAGE; from the coding sequence ATGAGCCAAGCCTGGATCGATCCCCTGCCGGACCCCGACAGCCACGCCGAGTTCTACGCCGACGTGCCCCTGAAGCGCGGGCTCGCCTGGATCGTGGACATGGTGCTGATCGCGCTGATCACCCTTCTGATCGTGCCCTTCACCGCCTTCACGGCGCTGTTCTACCTGCCGGTCCTGTTCCTCTGCGTGGACTTCGCCTACCGGACGGTGACTCTTGCGCGCAGTTCCGCCACGCCGGGCATGCGGCTGATGGCGATCCGGATCCGCAACGGCCGCGGCGAGCCGCTCGACCTAGCCGGGGCATTCCTGCACACGCTCGGCTACACGGTCTCGATCGGCATGGTGCTGCCGCAGATCCTTTCGGTCGTGCTGATGCTGACGGGGGCGCGCGCGCAGGGCCTGACCGACCATATCCTGGGCACGGTGGCCCTCAACCGCGCGGCTGGCGAGTGA
- a CDS encoding M48 family metallopeptidase yields the protein MLKFAPLLLAVAYGLLMYQFSVWRTKRMLDAQSRPLDEPEIVALARRMAAALDLPDIRVQVFEVDPINGLAAPDGRIFLTRGFLRKFKTGEVSAAELASVIAHELGHVALGHSRRRMIDFTGQNAVMMMLGALLNRFIPFFGIWLANLLASALAARLSRRDEHEADAYASALLVKAGIGTEPQKSLFRKLARWSGANGAQVPAWLMSHPGTEERIRLIEEREARWLQV from the coding sequence ATGCTGAAGTTCGCCCCCCTGCTTCTGGCCGTGGCCTACGGGCTGCTCATGTATCAGTTCTCCGTCTGGAGGACGAAGCGGATGCTCGACGCCCAGTCGCGACCGCTCGACGAGCCCGAGATCGTGGCGCTGGCCCGCCGGATGGCCGCGGCGCTGGATCTGCCCGACATCCGGGTGCAGGTCTTCGAGGTCGATCCGATCAATGGCCTTGCCGCGCCGGACGGGCGGATCTTCCTGACGCGGGGCTTCCTGCGCAAGTTCAAGACCGGCGAGGTCAGCGCAGCGGAGCTGGCCTCGGTCATCGCGCATGAGCTGGGCCATGTCGCGCTTGGCCATTCGCGGCGGCGGATGATCGACTTCACCGGCCAGAACGCGGTGATGATGATGCTGGGCGCGCTCCTGAACCGGTTCATCCCGTTCTTCGGGATCTGGCTTGCGAACCTGCTCGCCTCGGCGCTGGCCGCGCGGCTGTCGCGGCGCGACGAGCACGAGGCCGACGCCTATGCCTCGGCGCTGCTGGTCAAGGCGGGGATCGGGACGGAGCCGCAGAAGTCGCTGTTCCGCAAGCTCGCGCGCTGGTCGGGCGCGAACGGGGCGCAGGTCCCGGCCTGGCTGATGAGCCATCCCGGCACCGAGGAACGCATCCGGCTGATCGAGGAGCGCGAGGCGCGCTGGCTTCAGGTCTGA
- a CDS encoding DUF2852 domain-containing protein, with product MIPATARAGFASWPARAEAWLDDRGRPAWIAAMVVGFIAFWPAGLAILAYMIWSKRMFSRSCSPRRTLTPRHSAWNSSGNAAFDAYKADTLRRLEEEQIAFEAFLQRLREAKDKQEFDAFMQDRARNAASPRDADA from the coding sequence ATGATACCTGCCACCGCCCGCGCCGGCTTCGCCTCATGGCCCGCCCGCGCCGAAGCCTGGCTTGACGACCGCGGCCGTCCGGCCTGGATCGCCGCCATGGTCGTAGGCTTCATCGCCTTCTGGCCCGCGGGCCTTGCCATCCTCGCCTACATGATCTGGAGCAAACGCATGTTCAGCCGGTCCTGCAGCCCCCGCCGCACCCTGACCCCCCGCCATTCCGCCTGGAACAGCAGCGGCAATGCCGCGTTCGACGCCTACAAGGCCGATACGCTGCGCCGGCTGGAAGAGGAGCAGATCGCCTTCGAGGCCTTCCTGCAGCGGCTGCGCGAGGCCAAGGACAAGCAGGAGTTCGATGCCTTCATGCAGGATCGCGCGCGCAACGCGGCCTCGCCGCGCGATGCGGACGCCTGA
- a CDS encoding RSP_2647 family RNA methyltransferase: MSYPTVRLRPKAEARAIRHGFPWVYADELVTDRRTQALSPGALAVLEDAERRAMGLVTVNPASKIIARMLDRDPDATIDEGWFATRLSRALALRARLFDGPFYRLIHAEADGLPGVVIDRFGDAAVIQPNAAWAESHLPALEAALVSVTGVTTVIKNGAGRARSLEGLPEEIVVLRGGLQGPVPVPMNGATYMADLTGGQKTGLFYDQRPNHAFGARLARGASVLDVFTHVGGFALAALAGGAGRALGVDASGPALALAEAGAAAGGMADRFATRQGDAFEVLEALGAEGARFDLVICDPPAFAPSKPALEAGLRAYERLARLAAPLVAPGGFLGLCSCSHAADLSAFRNACARGIGRGGRRGQLIHTGFAGPDHPVLPQLAESGYLKALFFRLDG; encoded by the coding sequence ATGTCCTATCCCACCGTCCGCCTGCGCCCCAAGGCCGAGGCCCGCGCCATCCGGCACGGCTTCCCCTGGGTCTATGCCGACGAGCTTGTCACCGATCGCCGGACACAGGCGCTTTCTCCGGGGGCGCTTGCGGTGCTCGAGGATGCCGAGCGGCGGGCGATGGGCCTTGTCACGGTGAACCCTGCCTCGAAGATCATCGCGCGGATGCTCGACCGCGATCCGGACGCGACGATCGACGAGGGCTGGTTCGCGACCCGGCTGTCGCGGGCGCTGGCGCTGCGCGCGCGCCTGTTCGACGGCCCGTTCTACCGCCTGATCCATGCCGAGGCCGACGGCCTGCCGGGCGTGGTCATCGACCGCTTCGGCGATGCGGCGGTGATCCAGCCCAACGCGGCCTGGGCCGAGTCGCATCTGCCCGCACTCGAAGCGGCGCTGGTCTCGGTGACCGGTGTCACCACCGTCATCAAGAACGGCGCCGGCCGCGCCCGCAGCCTTGAAGGGCTGCCCGAGGAAATCGTGGTGCTGCGTGGCGGCCTGCAGGGCCCGGTGCCGGTGCCGATGAACGGCGCGACCTACATGGCGGACCTGACCGGAGGGCAGAAGACGGGCCTCTTCTACGACCAGCGGCCGAACCACGCCTTCGGCGCACGGCTGGCGCGGGGGGCGTCCGTGCTCGACGTCTTCACCCATGTCGGCGGCTTCGCGCTTGCCGCGCTGGCGGGCGGGGCCGGGCGGGCGCTGGGCGTGGATGCCTCGGGCCCCGCGCTGGCGCTGGCCGAGGCCGGCGCCGCGGCCGGCGGCATGGCCGACCGCTTCGCAACGCGGCAGGGCGACGCCTTCGAGGTGCTGGAGGCGCTGGGCGCCGAAGGCGCGCGCTTTGACCTCGTGATCTGCGATCCGCCCGCCTTCGCCCCCTCGAAGCCCGCGCTGGAGGCGGGGCTGCGCGCCTACGAGCGTCTGGCCCGGCTTGCTGCGCCGCTGGTCGCGCCCGGCGGGTTCCTCGGGCTTTGTTCCTGTTCGCATGCCGCCGACCTTTCCGCGTTCCGCAACGCCTGCGCACGCGGCATCGGACGCGGCGGCCGGCGCGGCCAGCTGATCCACACCGGCTTTGCCGGGCCCGACCACCCCGTCCTGCCGCAGCTGGCCGAAAGCGGCTATCTGAAGGCGCTGTTCTTCCGGCTCGACGGGTGA
- the eda gene encoding bifunctional 4-hydroxy-2-oxoglutarate aldolase/2-dehydro-3-deoxy-phosphogluconate aldolase, whose amino-acid sequence MTPAEQSRHALDLCRRAPVVPVLVIEDLAHARPLAEALVAGGLPALEVTLRTPVALEAIRIMAEVEGGIVGAGTLLTPADVAAAKAAGARFGVSPGATDRLLDACADQGLALLPGAATATEVMVLLERGYTMQKFFPAESVGGAPALKAIGGPLPQVSFCPTGGISLKNARDYLALPTVVCVGGSWVAPRAMMEAGDWAGITALAAEAAALR is encoded by the coding sequence ATGACCCCAGCCGAGCAAAGCCGCCACGCCCTCGACCTCTGCCGCCGCGCGCCGGTCGTTCCGGTGCTGGTGATCGAGGATCTGGCCCATGCCCGGCCGCTGGCCGAGGCGCTGGTGGCGGGCGGGCTGCCGGCGCTGGAGGTGACGCTGCGCACGCCGGTGGCGCTGGAGGCGATCCGCATCATGGCCGAGGTCGAAGGCGGCATCGTCGGGGCGGGCACGCTGCTGACCCCGGCGGACGTCGCGGCGGCGAAGGCTGCTGGCGCCCGCTTCGGCGTCTCGCCCGGCGCGACCGACCGGCTGCTCGACGCCTGCGCGGATCAGGGGCTGGCGTTGCTGCCCGGGGCCGCGACGGCGACCGAGGTGATGGTGCTGCTGGAGCGCGGCTACACGATGCAGAAGTTCTTCCCGGCCGAATCGGTCGGGGGCGCGCCGGCGCTGAAGGCGATCGGCGGGCCGCTGCCGCAGGTGAGCTTCTGCCCGACCGGCGGCATCAGCCTGAAGAACGCGCGCGACTATCTGGCGCTGCCGACCGTCGTCTGCGTCGGCGGAAGCTGGGTCGCGCCCAGGGCGATGATGGAGGCCGGCGACTGGGCCGGCATTACCGCGCTTGCCGCCGAGGCGGCCGCCCTGCGCTGA
- a CDS encoding cytochrome c, whose protein sequence is MKRISLAVLFMAALAAGPALADKTEEAGKAEYMVACAGCHGETGKGQGPFAPVLNIATPDLTQLTKRNDGQFPFQKTFMIIDGRTGVRGHGGPMPIWGDRYKPQAFEDRGPYGSELVIRGRILSLVLYLQTLQE, encoded by the coding sequence ATGAAACGCATCAGTCTGGCGGTCCTGTTCATGGCGGCGCTCGCGGCCGGGCCGGCCCTGGCCGACAAGACCGAGGAGGCCGGAAAGGCCGAATACATGGTGGCCTGCGCCGGGTGCCACGGCGAGACCGGCAAGGGCCAGGGGCCCTTCGCGCCGGTCCTGAACATCGCGACCCCCGACCTTACCCAGTTGACCAAGAGGAACGACGGCCAGTTTCCCTTCCAGAAAACCTTCATGATCATCGACGGCCGGACCGGAGTCCGGGGCCATGGCGGGCCGATGCCGATCTGGGGCGACCGCTACAAGCCGCAGGCCTTCGAAGATCGCGGCCCCTATGGAAGCGAGCTGGTGATCCGGGGCCGCATCCTCTCTCTCGTGCTGTATCTTCAGACCCTTCAGGAATAG
- a CDS encoding arginyltransferase yields the protein MRHTLPIAPQFYVTAPQSCPYLEGRLERKLFTALQGEHAQKLNDTLSKQGFRRSQNVLYRPSCAECSACLSARIRVADFEPNRTQRKVMRRNTDLRRNATSPWATEDQYALFRRYLDDRHADGGMADMDIFEFAAMIEETPIRSRVIEYSRPAENGGARPLAAVCLTDIFDDGLSMVYSFYDPDLTSRSLGTHVILDHVEIAREAGLPYVYLGYWVPGSRKMGYKANYAALEIYKGGRWQDIGQPSDHRAELHPLSVDPIAEQVARISLPEARSGERGRD from the coding sequence ATGCGCCACACGCTTCCCATCGCGCCGCAGTTCTATGTGACGGCCCCGCAATCCTGCCCCTATCTCGAGGGGCGGCTGGAGCGGAAGCTGTTCACGGCGCTGCAGGGCGAACATGCCCAGAAGCTGAACGACACGCTGTCGAAGCAGGGCTTCCGGCGGTCGCAGAACGTGCTTTACCGGCCGTCCTGCGCGGAATGCTCGGCCTGTCTTTCCGCGCGCATCCGGGTGGCGGATTTCGAGCCGAACAGGACGCAGCGCAAGGTGATGCGGCGCAACACCGACCTGCGCCGCAACGCGACGAGCCCCTGGGCGACCGAGGACCAGTATGCGCTGTTCCGCCGCTATCTTGACGACCGGCATGCCGATGGCGGCATGGCCGACATGGACATCTTCGAATTCGCCGCGATGATCGAGGAGACGCCGATCCGCTCGCGCGTCATCGAATATTCCCGCCCGGCCGAGAACGGCGGCGCCCGCCCGCTGGCGGCGGTCTGCCTGACCGACATCTTCGATGACGGGCTGAGCATGGTCTATTCGTTCTACGATCCCGACCTCACCAGCCGCTCGCTGGGAACCCACGTGATCCTCGACCATGTCGAGATCGCGCGCGAGGCCGGCCTGCCCTATGTCTATCTCGGCTACTGGGTGCCCGGCAGCCGCAAGATGGGCTACAAGGCGAACTACGCCGCGCTGGAGATCTACAAGGGCGGCCGCTGGCAGGACATCGGCCAGCCCTCGGACCACCGGGCGGAGCTTCATCCCCTGTCGGTGGATCCCATCGCCGAGCAGGTCGCGCGCATCAGCCTGCCCGAGGCCCGCTCGGGCGAGCGCGGGCGCGACTGA